From a single Nitrogeniibacter mangrovi genomic region:
- the pabB gene encoding aminodeoxychorismate synthase component I encodes MFASDTPSALFDSNLDGQRAIRLTGLVEHIRCTDPADVLAAFARIDAAGRQGHWVALAAAYELGYVFEPRLAPRRPADDTPLLEAWIFAHCDSLADAAVDAWLAEADGPAGLLDFTPAIERAAYLEAVTRIRHYIAAGDCYQTNFTFPCRARAYGSARALYRQLRAAQPVRYGALIEHAHGALLSRSPELFVERLGERLVCRPMKGTAPAAAEATALTDSAKNRAENVMIVDLIRNDLGRLVPPGHVKVTRLFEAERYRTVWQMTSTIVAHSAPAPLYDIFRALFPCGSITGAPKVRAMEIIRELERAPRGIYCGALGWIAPHGDFAFNVPIRTLEIRRDGRTRCGTGSGIVFDSVPDEEWRECLLKTAFLADLPESLALIETIRCNGGLRDPLPWLDDHLDRLCGSAAQLGIPCDRARIEAALRASVARLQGAHRVRLTLSIHGEPDITCAPLGATPCRPSVILAEATVDAGDPMLRHKSTARALYDRTLAAATAAGHFDALFFNTRGELTEGCRSNVFVEVDGDLLTPARACGLLDGVCRRRLIRAGRVRETVLTRDDLQRAQRIYVGNALRGLIEVRLATR; translated from the coding sequence GTGTTTGCGTCGGACACGCCCTCCGCCCTGTTCGACAGCAACCTCGACGGTCAGCGGGCGATCCGCCTCACCGGGCTGGTCGAACACATTCGCTGTACCGATCCGGCCGACGTGCTGGCCGCCTTCGCGCGCATCGACGCGGCCGGGCGCCAGGGCCACTGGGTCGCACTGGCCGCCGCCTACGAGCTCGGCTACGTGTTCGAGCCCCGGCTCGCACCCCGGCGCCCGGCCGACGACACGCCCCTGCTCGAAGCGTGGATCTTCGCCCACTGCGATTCGCTCGCCGACGCCGCGGTGGACGCCTGGCTCGCCGAGGCCGACGGCCCGGCGGGGCTGCTCGATTTCACGCCCGCGATCGAACGCGCCGCCTACCTCGAGGCGGTCACGCGCATTCGCCACTACATCGCCGCCGGCGACTGCTACCAGACCAACTTCACCTTCCCGTGCCGGGCCCGGGCCTATGGCAGCGCCCGGGCGCTCTACCGGCAGCTGCGTGCCGCCCAACCGGTGCGCTACGGCGCGCTCATCGAGCATGCCCATGGCGCGCTGCTGTCGCGCTCGCCGGAGCTGTTCGTCGAGCGCCTCGGCGAACGCCTGGTGTGCCGCCCGATGAAAGGCACCGCCCCGGCCGCGGCCGAGGCCACCGCACTGACCGACAGCGCCAAGAACCGCGCCGAGAACGTCATGATCGTGGACCTGATCCGCAACGATCTGGGGCGTCTCGTGCCGCCCGGCCATGTGAAGGTCACCCGGCTGTTCGAGGCCGAACGCTATCGCACCGTGTGGCAGATGACCTCGACCATCGTCGCCCACTCGGCGCCGGCGCCGCTGTATGACATCTTCCGCGCGCTGTTCCCCTGCGGCTCGATCACCGGCGCGCCCAAGGTCCGGGCCATGGAGATCATCCGCGAGCTCGAGCGGGCACCGCGCGGCATCTACTGCGGCGCCCTGGGCTGGATCGCGCCGCACGGCGACTTCGCCTTCAACGTGCCCATCCGCACCCTGGAGATCCGCCGCGACGGCCGCACCCGCTGCGGCACCGGCAGCGGCATCGTGTTCGACTCGGTGCCCGACGAGGAATGGCGCGAGTGTCTGCTCAAGACCGCCTTCCTCGCCGACCTGCCGGAGTCGCTCGCCCTGATCGAGACCATCCGCTGCAACGGCGGCCTGCGCGATCCGCTGCCGTGGCTGGACGACCATCTCGATCGCCTGTGCGGTTCCGCCGCGCAACTGGGCATTCCGTGCGATCGCGCGCGCATCGAAGCCGCACTGCGGGCAAGCGTCGCCCGCCTGCAAGGTGCACATCGCGTGCGCCTGACCCTGTCCATTCATGGCGAGCCGGACATCACCTGCGCGCCGCTCGGCGCGACCCCGTGCCGGCCGAGCGTGATCCTCGCCGAAGCAACCGTCGACGCGGGCGACCCCATGCTGCGCCACAAGAGCACCGCACGCGCCCTGTACGACCGCACCCTGGCGGCGGCGACGGCCGCAGGCCATTTCGACGCGCTGTTCTTCAACACCCGCGGCGAACTGACCGAGGGCTGCCGCAGCAATGTGTTTGTGGAAGTGGACGGCGATCTGCTCACCCCGGCACGTGCCTGCGGCCTGCTCGACGGCGTGTGCCGACGGCGCCTGATCCGCGCCGGACGTGTCCGCGAAACGGTGCTCACCCGCGACGACCTGCAACGCGCGCAGCGGATTTATGTGGGGAATGCCCTGCGCGGGCTGATCGAAGTGCGCCTCGCCACGCGCTGA
- a CDS encoding LysR family transcriptional regulator — MDRFREMEAFVAVVEEGSFVAAGEALRVSKAAVSRAVLDLERRLGARLLQRTTRRLSITEAGRAYYDRCKQIIAELEEADSAVGAVTGRAVGKLRVNAPVSFGIRHLSALWGEFMREYPQVDLEIELSDRLVDVVDEGFDAVIRISRLVDSTLVHRKLATTRIVAAASPGYLTAHGTPTHPRELSAHATIGYDYAAHGDTWRFAGHDGTHEITTHPRARANNGDTCRALALAGQGIALQPDFLIWEDLASGRLVPVLGDYEGREIGIYVVYPSRKHLSVKVRALVDFLADRFAEPPWRRSAGAER; from the coding sequence ATGGATCGATTCCGCGAAATGGAGGCCTTCGTGGCCGTGGTCGAGGAGGGCAGCTTCGTGGCCGCCGGCGAGGCGCTGCGGGTGTCCAAGGCGGCCGTATCCCGTGCCGTGCTCGACCTCGAGCGGCGTCTCGGCGCCCGTCTGTTGCAGCGGACCACCCGGCGGCTGTCGATCACCGAAGCCGGGCGCGCCTACTACGACCGCTGCAAGCAGATCATCGCCGAACTGGAGGAAGCCGACAGCGCGGTCGGCGCGGTGACCGGCCGTGCGGTGGGCAAGCTGCGGGTGAACGCGCCGGTGTCCTTCGGCATCCGCCACCTGTCCGCGCTCTGGGGCGAGTTCATGCGCGAATATCCCCAGGTGGACCTGGAGATCGAGCTCTCCGACCGGCTGGTGGACGTGGTGGATGAGGGCTTCGACGCGGTGATCCGGATCAGCCGGCTGGTGGATTCCACCCTGGTGCATCGCAAGCTCGCCACCACCCGCATCGTCGCCGCCGCAAGCCCCGGCTATCTCACGGCGCACGGCACGCCGACGCATCCGCGCGAGCTGTCCGCCCATGCCACCATCGGCTACGACTACGCGGCCCATGGCGACACCTGGCGATTCGCGGGTCATGACGGCACGCATGAAATCACCACGCATCCGCGCGCCCGGGCCAACAACGGGGACACCTGCCGGGCGCTGGCGCTGGCGGGCCAGGGCATCGCGCTGCAGCCGGACTTTCTCATCTGGGAGGATCTGGCGTCCGGGCGGCTGGTGCCGGTGCTGGGCGATTACGAGGGCCGCGAGATCGGCATCTACGTGGTCTATCCGTCGCGCAAGCACCTGTCGGTGAAGGTACGGGCGCTGGTGGATTTTCTCGCCGACCGGTTTGCCGAACCGCCGTGGCGCCGATCGGCCGGCGCCGAGCGATAG
- a CDS encoding dioxygenase family protein: MTLPCLFISHGSPMFALDPGQLGPRLSALGRRLPRPRAVLVLSPHWMTRELQITGGARLDTIHDFGGFPAALYQLDYPAPAAPAVAREVVDMLGQSGLVAQIDPARGRDHGAWVPMMHLYPEADVPMIQLSQPPTPSPLALLELGQALAPLRERGILIIGSGSLTHNLYEIGAGPAATDHAAAFAAWVASRLASGDLESLLDYRRLCPDARRAHPTDEHFLPLFFALGAAGSAWTHVQHIDGGITYDALSMDSFVFGDTANEADRLDEVAVDFTEIDA, encoded by the coding sequence ATGACACTGCCTTGCCTGTTCATTTCCCACGGCTCACCCATGTTTGCGCTCGACCCGGGCCAGCTCGGGCCGCGACTGAGTGCACTCGGGCGGCGCCTGCCCCGCCCGCGCGCGGTGCTGGTGCTCTCGCCGCACTGGATGACCCGCGAACTGCAAATCACCGGCGGTGCGCGCCTGGACACCATCCACGACTTCGGCGGCTTTCCGGCCGCGCTCTACCAGCTCGACTACCCGGCCCCCGCGGCGCCGGCCGTTGCGCGCGAGGTCGTCGACATGCTCGGTCAGTCGGGGCTGGTGGCGCAGATCGACCCTGCCCGTGGCCGCGACCATGGCGCCTGGGTGCCGATGATGCATCTGTACCCGGAGGCGGACGTGCCCATGATCCAGTTGAGCCAGCCGCCGACGCCCTCACCGCTGGCGCTGCTCGAACTGGGCCAGGCGCTGGCGCCCCTGCGCGAGCGCGGCATCCTGATCATCGGCTCCGGCAGCCTCACCCATAACCTCTACGAGATCGGCGCCGGGCCGGCGGCCACCGACCACGCCGCCGCATTCGCCGCGTGGGTGGCCTCGCGTCTGGCCAGCGGCGATCTCGAGTCGCTGCTCGACTACCGCCGCCTCTGTCCGGACGCACGACGCGCCCATCCGACCGACGAGCACTTCCTGCCCCTGTTTTTCGCCCTCGGCGCGGCGGGCAGCGCGTGGACCCACGTGCAGCACATCGACGGCGGCATCACCTACGATGCCCTGAGCATGGACAGCTTCGTGTTCGGCGACACCGCCAACGAGGCGGACCGGCTCGACGAGGTGGCGGTGGACTTCACGGAGATCGACGCATGA
- a CDS encoding cytochrome b, translated as MNARYTRTAIALHWLIAVGIGATFVLGLYMHDLPLSPTKLKLYSWHKWAGVTLFALAAFRLGWRLTHPAPALPDTMPPRLRQAAHVAHGLLYALMFAIPIVGWLMSSAKGFQTVWFGVLPLPDLLDKNKALGDALAEVHETLAFILLGLVVVHAAAALKHHFIDRDTVLSRMLPHRS; from the coding sequence ATGAATGCGCGCTACACCCGCACCGCCATCGCGCTGCACTGGCTCATCGCCGTGGGCATCGGCGCCACCTTCGTGCTCGGGCTCTACATGCACGACCTGCCGCTGTCGCCGACCAAGCTCAAGCTCTATTCCTGGCACAAGTGGGCCGGCGTCACCCTGTTCGCGCTGGCGGCCTTCCGCCTCGGCTGGCGCCTCACCCATCCGGCCCCGGCGCTGCCCGACACCATGCCGCCGCGCCTGCGCCAGGCGGCGCACGTCGCCCACGGGCTGCTCTATGCGCTGATGTTCGCGATCCCGATCGTGGGCTGGCTGATGAGCTCGGCCAAGGGCTTCCAGACCGTGTGGTTCGGTGTCCTGCCCCTGCCCGACCTGCTCGACAAGAACAAGGCGCTCGGCGACGCCCTGGCCGAGGTGCATGAGACCCTCGCCTTCATCCTGCTCGGCCTGGTGGTGGTGCATGCCGCCGCCGCGCTTAAACACCATTTCATCGATCGCGACACCGTGCTCAGCCGCATGCTGCCGCACCGTTCGTGA
- a CDS encoding YceI family protein, whose protein sequence is MRMMLASIAAAALSALPCAATAQTFGAVDPDASTLTFSYSQMGVSLDGQFPKFDAAVRYDPTHPDTASTRLQVPLASIDTGSAEGDDEVQGKDWFDTGTHPMARFESTTVKATGPGRLEVTGTLSIKGKERPITVPVSVATDAGHAVFDGHFTINRTDFGIGAGMWAADDVVAHDVTISFHLVTRPLAP, encoded by the coding sequence ATGCGCATGATGCTCGCCTCCATCGCCGCGGCCGCCCTGAGCGCGCTGCCGTGTGCCGCGACGGCACAGACCTTCGGCGCCGTCGACCCCGACGCCAGCACGCTGACATTCAGCTACAGCCAGATGGGCGTGTCCCTCGATGGGCAGTTCCCCAAGTTCGACGCCGCGGTGCGCTACGACCCGACCCATCCGGACACCGCCAGCACCCGTCTTCAGGTGCCGCTGGCAAGCATCGACACCGGCTCGGCCGAAGGCGACGACGAAGTCCAGGGCAAGGACTGGTTCGACACCGGCACCCATCCGATGGCCCGTTTCGAATCGACCACCGTCAAGGCCACCGGGCCCGGGCGACTCGAAGTGACCGGCACCTTGTCGATCAAGGGCAAGGAGCGCCCGATCACGGTCCCGGTCAGCGTCGCCACCGACGCGGGCCACGCGGTCTTCGACGGTCACTTCACCATCAACCGCACCGACTTCGGCATCGGTGCCGGCATGTGGGCGGCCGACGACGTGGTCGCCCACGACGTCACGATTTCCTTCCATCTGGTCACCCGGCCGCTGGCCCCGTGA
- a CDS encoding YceI family protein: MKKALFATLFAVTLASPAFAAPLTYTIDNKHTFPRFSYSHFGFTTQQSRFNHTSGTVVYDAEAKTASVDITIDMKSVDTGSELFNEHIQEADFLDTATYPTATFKSTKVIFDGDTPSRIEGEMTMKGVTRPVTLTVTSFKSMAHPMLKKPAIGANATTTVKRTEFNAGKYAPAVSDEVTITIAIEAIAK, from the coding sequence ATGAAAAAAGCACTGTTCGCCACGCTCTTCGCCGTCACCCTGGCCAGCCCGGCCTTCGCCGCGCCGCTGACCTACACCATCGACAACAAGCACACCTTCCCGCGCTTCTCGTACAGCCACTTCGGCTTCACCACCCAGCAGTCGCGCTTCAATCACACCAGCGGCACGGTGGTGTACGACGCCGAAGCGAAAACCGCGTCGGTGGACATCACCATCGACATGAAGTCGGTCGATACCGGCTCGGAGCTGTTCAACGAACACATCCAGGAGGCGGACTTCCTCGACACCGCCACTTACCCGACCGCGACCTTCAAATCCACCAAGGTGATCTTCGACGGCGACACGCCCAGCCGCATCGAGGGCGAGATGACCATGAAGGGCGTGACCCGCCCGGTGACGCTCACGGTCACCTCGTTCAAGTCCATGGCGCACCCCATGCTCAAGAAGCCGGCGATCGGCGCCAACGCCACCACCACGGTCAAACGCACCGAGTTCAACGCCGGCAAGTACGCACCGGCGGTCAGCGACGAGGTGACCATCACCATCGCCATCGAGGCCATCGCCAAGTAG
- a CDS encoding glutathione S-transferase family protein, whose amino-acid sequence MLVNGQWTEDWQPVQESDDDGRFIRQAAGFRHTVSTDNDQGFTPESGRYHLYLAYICPWACRTLIALRLKGLDRHISHDIVDPRLTAQGWCFGDSFDGATGDTVNHARYMHEIYTRADPHYTGRATVPVLWDRKRATIVNNESSEILRILNRGFGDLADERIDLYPAALADEIDRVNERLYDRFNNGVYRAGFATTQQAYDEAVTEVFEALDWLEARLAGQTWLAGAQLTEADIRAFVTLIRFDPAYHGAFKCNLRPLSAYPALIDYVKRLLAIPAFAASVRIDHIQAGYYGIKAINPSGIVPAGPELDYIESMSPRAA is encoded by the coding sequence ATGCTCGTCAATGGACAATGGACCGAAGACTGGCAACCCGTGCAGGAGAGCGACGACGACGGCCGCTTCATCCGCCAGGCCGCCGGCTTCCGGCACACGGTGTCGACGGACAACGACCAGGGCTTCACCCCGGAGTCGGGTCGCTATCACCTCTATCTGGCCTACATCTGCCCGTGGGCCTGCCGCACCCTGATCGCCCTGCGCCTCAAGGGGCTGGACCGGCACATCAGCCATGACATCGTCGATCCGCGCCTCACTGCCCAGGGCTGGTGTTTCGGCGACAGCTTCGACGGAGCCACCGGGGACACGGTCAACCACGCCCGCTACATGCACGAGATCTACACCCGCGCGGATCCGCACTACACCGGCCGCGCCACCGTACCGGTGCTGTGGGACCGCAAGCGGGCGACCATCGTCAACAACGAGTCCTCCGAAATCCTGCGCATCCTCAACCGCGGGTTCGGGGATCTGGCCGACGAGCGCATCGACCTGTACCCGGCCGCACTGGCCGACGAGATCGACCGGGTCAATGAACGCCTGTACGACCGCTTCAACAACGGCGTCTATCGCGCCGGTTTCGCCACCACCCAGCAGGCGTACGACGAAGCCGTCACCGAAGTCTTCGAGGCGCTCGACTGGCTCGAGGCGCGCCTCGCCGGGCAAACCTGGCTGGCGGGTGCGCAACTGACCGAAGCGGATATCCGCGCCTTCGTCACCCTGATCCGCTTCGATCCGGCCTACCATGGTGCGTTCAAATGCAATCTGCGCCCACTGTCGGCCTATCCGGCCCTGATCGACTACGTGAAGCGCCTGCTCGCCATCCCGGCGTTCGCGGCGAGCGTGCGGATCGATCACATCCAGGCCGGGTACTACGGCATCAAGGCAATCAATCCGAGCGGCATCGTGCCGGCGGGCCCCGAACTCGACTACATTGAAAGCATGTCACCGCGGGCCGCCTGA
- a CDS encoding thioredoxin family protein, with protein MKEISVLGSGCAKCTKTAELIEETARAMGCEVDVTKQTDPAVIMGYGVMSTPAVVIDGQLVHSGSMPLRAQIEQWLAD; from the coding sequence ATGAAGGAAATTTCCGTGCTCGGGAGCGGCTGTGCCAAGTGCACGAAAACCGCCGAGCTGATCGAGGAGACCGCACGTGCCATGGGGTGCGAGGTCGATGTGACCAAGCAGACCGACCCGGCGGTGATCATGGGCTACGGGGTGATGAGCACGCCGGCCGTGGTGATCGACGGACAGCTTGTCCACAGCGGGTCGATGCCGCTGCGCGCGCAGATCGAGCAGTGGCTCGCTGACTGA
- a CDS encoding permease yields MFAVFTWLADWLIYEVFGLPAGGRWADALHFFVEDTTKILVLLVVMIYVIALIRASLNVERVRLFLSGRHRVVGYVLGAGFGAITPFCSCSSIPVFLGFISAGIPVGVTMAFLLTSPLINEVAVLLLLGLLGWKFTALYVVVGMSVGMLGGLLLDLWHAERLLQPFAAKAYQQAPNATLGEVARPAMSLAERHAFARGELAEIFGRVWKWVLIGVGLGAALHGFVPQGWLEAHLGQGQWWSVPAAVLLGIPLYSNATGVIPVMESLITKGLPVGTAIAFCMSTVAASLPEFILLKQAMQLKLLGLLFGLLLVSFTLVGWALNLLGPVL; encoded by the coding sequence ATGTTTGCCGTGTTCACCTGGCTGGCCGACTGGCTGATCTACGAGGTGTTTGGGCTGCCGGCGGGCGGACGCTGGGCGGACGCACTGCACTTCTTCGTCGAGGACACGACCAAGATCCTCGTGTTGCTGGTGGTGATGATCTACGTGATCGCGCTGATTCGGGCTTCATTGAACGTCGAGCGCGTGCGTCTCTTCCTGTCGGGGCGCCATCGGGTGGTCGGCTATGTCCTGGGGGCCGGATTCGGCGCCATCACGCCGTTCTGCTCATGTTCGAGCATCCCCGTCTTCCTGGGCTTCATTTCGGCAGGGATTCCGGTCGGCGTGACCATGGCTTTCCTGCTCACCTCACCCTTGATCAACGAGGTTGCGGTGCTGTTGCTGCTCGGCCTGCTCGGCTGGAAGTTCACGGCGCTCTACGTGGTGGTGGGGATGAGCGTCGGCATGCTGGGCGGGCTGCTGCTCGATCTGTGGCACGCCGAACGCCTGTTGCAGCCGTTCGCGGCGAAGGCCTACCAGCAGGCACCCAACGCCACCTTGGGTGAGGTGGCGCGCCCGGCCATGTCGCTGGCCGAACGCCATGCCTTTGCGCGCGGCGAGCTGGCGGAGATCTTCGGCCGGGTGTGGAAGTGGGTGCTGATCGGTGTCGGCCTCGGCGCCGCCCTCCACGGTTTCGTGCCTCAGGGCTGGCTGGAGGCCCACCTGGGCCAGGGGCAGTGGTGGTCGGTGCCGGCGGCGGTGCTGCTGGGCATCCCCTTGTATTCCAATGCCACCGGGGTGATTCCGGTGATGGAGAGCCTGATCACCAAGGGGCTGCCGGTGGGCACCGCCATCGCGTTCTGCATGAGCACGGTCGCGGCCAGCCTGCCGGAGTTCATCCTGCTGAAGCAGGCGATGCAGCTCAAACTGCTCGGATTGCTGTTCGGATTGTTGCTCGTGTCGTTCACGCTGGTCGGTTGGGCGCTGAATCTGCTCGGGCCCGTTTTGTAA
- a CDS encoding BON domain-containing protein, whose amino-acid sequence MNTRLAYAAVLVTTAAAFGLARPVSAGDAGSFYRMAMSEAAADAAIKGKVEAVLAMERTLHGTDILVDVKGGVILLSGEVDTAGQRDKAGRLASGVEGVKKVMNELMVGEHG is encoded by the coding sequence ATGAACACTCGACTGGCCTATGCGGCCGTACTGGTCACCACCGCTGCCGCGTTCGGGCTCGCCCGACCCGTCAGCGCGGGCGATGCCGGCAGTTTCTATCGTATGGCGATGAGCGAGGCAGCGGCGGACGCCGCGATCAAGGGCAAGGTGGAAGCCGTGCTCGCCATGGAACGCACGCTTCATGGCACCGATATCCTCGTCGACGTGAAGGGTGGGGTGATCCTGCTCAGCGGCGAAGTGGATACCGCCGGGCAGCGGGACAAGGCCGGACGCCTCGCCTCGGGGGTGGAAGGCGTCAAGAAGGTGATGAACGAATTGATGGTCGGCGAACACGGCTGA
- a CDS encoding sigma 54-interacting transcriptional regulator: MPSRQIDRAAACGRLLLVDDDPDLLRLLSIRLKASGYNVDAVDSAESALAHMAVRTPDLVISDVRLPGRDGLALFDEIRTTHPGLPVILLTAHGSIPDAVDATARGVFDYLTKPFDSRVLLDKVGKALEVSAPVPVRAGGDDAGWRAGIVSRSARMAEVLEEARLVAATDASVLIRGASGVGKELLARAIHRASRRADKPFVAINCGAIPEQLLESELFGHVKGAFTGATSAHDGLFQSAEGGTLFLDEIGDMPLPLQVKLLRVLQERAVRPVGATRARPVDVRIISATHRDLDAALPEGRFREDLYYRLNVVRLSLPALEARREDIPLLARHFIRGLADKYGKTIHGFAPEALELLVTAQWPGNVRQLYNVVEQVCALTTTPLVPATLVQRALRAPSEEILTYAEAKQRFERDYLVHLLKLTGGNVTDASRLADRNRTEFYRLLQRHRLSPALFRHEEEPAVAGAGQA; the protein is encoded by the coding sequence ATGCCTTCCCGCCAGATCGACCGTGCCGCGGCCTGCGGACGGCTGCTGCTGGTCGACGACGATCCCGACCTGTTGCGGCTGCTCTCCATCCGTCTCAAGGCCAGCGGCTACAACGTGGATGCCGTGGATTCGGCCGAATCGGCGCTGGCGCACATGGCGGTGAGGACGCCGGACCTGGTGATCAGCGACGTGCGCCTGCCGGGTCGGGACGGGCTCGCCCTGTTCGATGAGATCCGCACCACCCATCCGGGGCTGCCGGTGATCCTGCTCACCGCCCACGGCAGCATCCCCGATGCGGTCGATGCTACCGCGCGGGGCGTGTTCGACTATCTGACAAAGCCCTTCGACAGCCGCGTGCTGCTCGACAAGGTGGGCAAGGCGCTCGAAGTGTCCGCGCCGGTGCCCGTGCGTGCCGGCGGCGACGATGCCGGCTGGCGCGCCGGCATCGTCAGTCGCAGTGCGCGCATGGCCGAGGTGCTCGAAGAGGCGAGGCTGGTGGCCGCCACCGACGCCAGCGTCCTGATTCGCGGCGCCAGCGGGGTGGGCAAGGAACTGCTCGCCCGCGCGATCCATCGCGCCAGCCGGCGCGCCGATAAGCCCTTCGTCGCCATCAACTGCGGCGCGATTCCCGAGCAGCTGCTCGAATCGGAGCTGTTCGGTCATGTGAAGGGGGCCTTTACCGGGGCCACCAGCGCCCACGACGGGCTGTTCCAGAGCGCGGAGGGGGGCACCCTGTTTCTCGACGAGATCGGCGACATGCCCTTGCCGTTGCAGGTCAAGCTGCTGCGGGTGCTGCAGGAACGGGCGGTGCGCCCGGTGGGGGCGACGCGGGCGCGGCCGGTAGACGTGCGCATCATTTCCGCCACCCACCGGGATCTCGATGCCGCGCTGCCGGAAGGGCGCTTCCGCGAGGACCTGTACTACCGCCTCAACGTCGTCCGCCTGAGCCTGCCGGCGCTGGAAGCCCGGCGTGAGGACATCCCGCTGCTGGCGCGCCACTTCATCCGCGGCCTGGCGGACAAGTATGGCAAGACCATCCATGGCTTTGCCCCGGAGGCGCTCGAGCTGCTGGTCACTGCCCAGTGGCCGGGCAACGTGCGCCAGCTCTACAACGTGGTCGAGCAGGTGTGCGCGCTGACCACGACCCCGCTGGTGCCGGCGACGCTGGTGCAGCGGGCGCTGCGCGCGCCCAGCGAGGAGATTCTCACCTACGCAGAGGCCAAGCAGCGTTTCGAGCGCGATTATCTGGTGCATCTGCTCAAGCTCACCGGTGGCAACGTGACCGACGCCTCGCGCCTGGCCGATCGCAACCGCACCGAGTTCTACCGCCTGCTGCAGCGGCACCGCCTGAGCCCGGCCCTGTTCCGGCACGAGGAGGAACCGGCCGTCGCCGGGGCGGGACAGGCGTAA
- a CDS encoding sensor histidine kinase, translating to MSFRQMLLSGFLLIAMVLGAAALQGLRLLESFAAQSRLASETSIGLTTAAQQLAERTVDMERSARQYRVLEAPALRQRFLDQRNEAEDALAVFTRAAPATLGGVADTWRAAAAQAESALDGTGGEAELRDALDRMHAINERLGVEARHWVARNNADLLDALEANRVRLASEVMLAVGGAAAVALLFGWLLARPVKQIERGIERLGESRFDQAIEISGPADLREVGHRLDWLRQRLIELEADRVRMLRHVSHELKTPLAALREGVSLLQDEVAGPLSSGQQEVVDILHDNAHLLQGRIEDLLGFNAAVFDARRLHRERIKLRDLMARIVDSQRLQAQSRQVTIALDVAQIVVEADPEKLAVAVGNLVANAISFSPPGTQVTLRATRSGDLVRIDCEDHGPGVAVEDAGRIFDPFFQGRLQPEAPREGTGVGLSIVREYVQAHGGRVSLVSGEGGAHFRIELPLTA from the coding sequence ATGTCATTCCGGCAGATGCTGCTGTCCGGCTTCCTGTTGATCGCAATGGTCCTCGGTGCAGCGGCGCTTCAGGGGTTGCGACTGCTCGAGAGTTTTGCTGCCCAGAGTCGTCTGGCGTCGGAGACATCGATCGGACTGACGACGGCAGCCCAGCAACTGGCCGAACGTACGGTGGACATGGAGCGCAGCGCGCGCCAGTACCGCGTGCTCGAGGCGCCCGCCCTGCGTCAACGCTTCCTGGACCAGCGCAACGAGGCGGAGGATGCGCTGGCGGTGTTCACCCGTGCGGCGCCGGCCACACTCGGCGGGGTCGCCGACACCTGGCGTGCGGCGGCGGCGCAGGCGGAGTCGGCGCTCGACGGCACCGGTGGCGAGGCGGAACTGCGCGACGCGCTCGATCGCATGCATGCCATCAACGAGCGTCTGGGCGTCGAAGCCCGGCACTGGGTGGCGCGCAACAACGCGGACCTGCTCGATGCGCTGGAGGCCAACCGGGTGCGGCTGGCCTCCGAGGTGATGCTCGCGGTCGGCGGCGCGGCGGCGGTGGCGCTTCTGTTCGGCTGGTTGCTGGCGCGGCCCGTGAAACAGATCGAGCGCGGCATCGAGCGCCTCGGCGAGAGTCGCTTCGATCAGGCCATCGAGATCTCCGGCCCGGCCGATCTGCGCGAAGTGGGCCATCGGCTGGACTGGCTGCGCCAGCGTCTGATCGAGCTGGAGGCGGATCGGGTACGCATGCTGCGCCATGTATCGCATGAGCTCAAGACACCGCTGGCGGCCCTGCGCGAAGGGGTCTCGCTGCTCCAGGACGAGGTGGCCGGGCCCTTGAGCAGCGGGCAGCAGGAGGTGGTCGACATTCTTCATGACAACGCCCACCTGCTGCAGGGGCGCATCGAAGACCTGCTTGGCTTCAACGCGGCCGTATTCGACGCGCGGCGTCTGCACCGCGAGCGCATCAAACTGCGGGATCTGATGGCGCGCATTGTCGACAGCCAACGGCTGCAGGCACAGTCCCGTCAGGTGACCATCGCCCTCGACGTGGCGCAGATCGTGGTCGAGGCGGACCCGGAAAAGCTGGCGGTGGCGGTGGGCAATCTGGTGGCGAACGCGATTTCCTTCAGCCCCCCCGGCACCCAGGTGACCCTGCGCGCGACCCGCTCGGGCGATCTGGTGCGCATCGACTGCGAAGACCATGGCCCCGGCGTGGCGGTGGAGGATGCCGGACGCATCTTCGATCCGTTCTTCCAGGGGCGGTTGCAACCCGAGGCGCCCCGCGAGGGCACGGGCGTCGGCCTGTCGATCGTGCGCGAATACGTCCAGGCCCATGGCGGGCGCGTCTCGCTGGTCTCCGGCGAAGGCGGTGCCCACTTCCGAATCGAACTCCCCCTCACCGCGTGA